A single Populus nigra chromosome 13, ddPopNigr1.1, whole genome shotgun sequence DNA region contains:
- the LOC133671334 gene encoding phytoene synthase 2, chloroplastic, which yields MTVALFWVGSANPSTEVSNCLRFLDSVKVLDTTKFGNSRDRSLFFKLGEKKGRKQKWKSCSVNPDLGYLGGRSNGSKLPVISSMVASHAGEMAVLSSEEMVYNVVLKQAALVKKELKSRGDLDVKPDVVLPGTLSLLSEAYDRCGEVCAEYAKTFYLGTLLMTPERRRAIWAIYVWCRRTDELVDGPNASHITPTALDRWEARLEDLFQGRPFDMMDAALADTVGKFPVDIQPFKDMIQGMRMDLRKSRYQNFDELYLYCYYVAGTVGLMSVPVMGIAPESQASTESVYNAALALGIANQLTNILRDVGEDARRGRVYLPQDELAQAGLSDDDIFAGKVTDKWRNFMKNQIKRARMFFDEAEKGVTELSAASRWPVWASLLLYRQILDEIEANDYNSFTKRAYVRKAKKIVALPVAYAKSLISPSSRVPSPLAKT from the exons ATGACTGTAGCATTGTTTTGGGTTGGTAGTGCCAATCCAAGCACAGAGGTTTCCAATTGTCTTCGATTCCTGGATTCTGTCAAGGTTCTGGATACAACGAAGTTTGGTAATTCTAGAGATCggagtttgttttttaagctTGGAGAAAAAAAGGGTAGGAAACAGAAATGGAAGTCATGCTCTGTCAATCCAGATTTGGGGTATTTAGGTGGTAGAAGTAATGGAAGCAAATTGCCTGTGATATCAAGCATGGTAGCAAGCCATGCTGGAGAAATGGCTGTTTTGTCATCCGAGGAGATGGTTTATAATGTGGTGCTGAAGCAGGCAGCTCTGGTTAAGAAAGAACTGAAGTCCAGAGGTGATCTGGATGTGAAACCAGATGTCGTTCTTCCAGGGACTTTGAGCTTGTTGAGTGAAGCTTATGATCGGTGTGGAGAAGTTTGTGCTGAGTATGCCAAGACTTTTTACCTGG GAACTCTGCTCATGACCCCTGAACGGAGAAGGGCTATTTGGGCCATATATG TGTGGTGTAGGAGGACCGATGAGCTTGTTGATGGGCCTAATGCTTCACACATTACACCAACAGCTTTAGATAGGTGGGAGGCAAGGTTGGAAGATCTTTTCCAAGGGCGTCCATTTGATATGATGGATGCTGCTCTAGCAGACACAGTTGGAAAATTTCCTGTTGATATTCAG CCATTCAAAGATATGATTCAAGGAATGAGGATGGACTTGAGGAAATCAAGATACCAAAACTTTGATGAGCTCTATCTTTACTGTTATTATGTTGCTGGGACTGTTGGACTGATGAGTGTTCCAGTTATGGGCATTGCACCTGAATCACAGGCTTCGACCGAGAGTGTTTATAATGCTGCCTTGGCATTGGGGATAGCCAATCAACTCACTAACATACTCAGGGATGTTGGAGAAGA TGCAAGAAGAGGAAGGGTTTATCTACCACAAGATGAGCTGGCACAGGCAGGGCTTTCAGATGATGACATATTTGCTGGAAAGGTGACAGATAAGTGGAGAAACTTTATGAAGAATCAAATTAAGAGAGCAAGGATGTTCTTTGATGAGGCTGAGAAAGGAGTGACAGAATTGAGTGCTGCAAGTCGATGGCCG GTTTGGGCATCCTTGCTGCTATATCGCCAAATACTAGACGAGATAGAGGCTAACGATTACAACAGCTTCACAAAGAGGGCATATGTGAGAAAAGCCAAGAAGATAGTTGCTTTGCCAGTTGCATATGCAAAATCCCTCATTAGTCCATCATCGAGAGTGCCATCTCCTTTGGCAAAAACATAA